The following are from one region of the Papaver somniferum cultivar HN1 unplaced genomic scaffold, ASM357369v1 unplaced-scaffold_132, whole genome shotgun sequence genome:
- the LOC113333351 gene encoding putative pentatricopeptide repeat-containing protein At1g56570, with translation MNIRKLLPSSHQYHQIISLVKFTTKSMTNPRTLQIKQQVLSTNLIISYGRKGLLRQARTLFDEMPDSDVVSWTAMINAYASCYEYIQAWLVFIEMIKEGINPNGYTVSSILKVCRELECCYRGRMVHGLAIKCSIDGCMYVENVLLDMYATCSHNMNYACMVFQGIKVENVVGWTTMIARFTDRGDGLTGLRIFQQMLKQEEVELSPYSCSIAIRACASVKMKKLGKQMHAAVVKYGFSSSLPVGNSLVDMYCKCNCLSEAYTHFLDMRARDLITWNTLIAGYERCGSLRSLHLFPQMVSQGLNPNCFTFTTAAAACANLASWNCGQQIHGGILQRGLETNIALANALIDMYAKCGNLKDSCRVFTEMPRRNLISWTSMMNGYGSHGYANEAIGLFDKMVKSGVKPDQVVFLGILSACSHSGLVDEGLKYFKSMVTDYSIKPNQEIYGCVVDLLGRAGRVKEAYQLIRKMPFKPDESVWGALLGACKAHGTSYLGGLAGKKILDLRPNGTETYVLLSNIYAADGNWEEFAKMRKLMRGMGMNKKEAARSWIEVRNQVYSFFVGDKMSCEDIELVYAELESLAQHMNGSCEVSMEDHLLYDMQDGT, from the exons ATGAATATCAGAAAACTACTACCCTCATCCCATCAATACCATCAGATCATATCTCTAGTTAAATTCACAACCAAATCGATGACAAACCCACGGACTTTACAAATCAAACAGCAAGTTTTATCAACAAACCTTATTATATCTTACGGTAGAAAAGGTTTACTTAGACAAGCACGTACATTGTTTGATGAAATGCCTGATAGTGATGTAGTTTCATGGACGGCTATGATTAATGCATATGCATCTTGCTATGAATATATTCAAGCATGGTTAGTTTTTATTGAGATGATTAAGGAAGGAATTAACCCAAATGGCTATACAGTTTCAAGCATTTTGAAAGTTTGCAGAGAATTAGAATGTTGTTATCGTGGGAGGATGGTTCATGGTTTAGCTATTAAGTGCAGTATTGATGGATGTATGTATGTTGAAAATGTACTCTTGGATATGTATGCTACATGTAGTCATAACATGAATTATGCATGCATGGTATTTCAAGGGATTAAAGTGGAAAATGTTGTTGGATGGACTACTATGATTGCTAGGTTTACTGATAGAGGAGATGGCTTGACTGGCCTTCGAATTTTTCAACAAATGTTGAAG CAGGAGGAAGTAGAACTGAGCCCATATAGTTGTTCAATAGCAATCAGAGCTTGTGCTTCAGTTAAGATGAAAAAGTTAGGCAAGCAGATGCATGCAGCCGTTGTCAAATACGGATTCAGTTCAAGTCTCCCTGTCGGTAATTCTTTAGTAGACATGTACTGTAAATGCAATTGCTTATCTGAAGCATACACACACTTTCTTGATATGCGGGCACGAGATTTGATAACGTGGAACACATTGATTGCCGGGTATGAAAGATGTGGATCTTTACGGTCTCTTCATTTGTTTCCTCAGATGGTTTCACAAGGTTTGAACCCAAATTGCTTTACATTTACAACTGCTGCAGCTGCTTGTGCTAATTTAGCATCTTGGAATTGCGGGCAACAAATCCATGGTGGAATTCTTCAGAGAGGCCTAGAAACCAATATAGCTCTTGCTAATGCGCTAATAGATATGTACGCGAAATGTGGAAATCTGAAAGATTCTTGTAGGGTTTTCACTGAGATGCCCAGAAGAAATCTCATTTCCTGGACTTCAATGATGAACGGATACGGGTCTCATGGTTATGCAAATGAAGCTATTGGACTGTTTGATAAAATGGTCAAGTCAGGTGTAAAACCAGATCAGGTTGTGTTCCTGGGTATTTTAAGTGCTTGTAGCCACTCAGGACTTGTGGACGAAGGTTTGAAGTATTTCAAGTCAATGGTTACTGATTATTCCATTAAACCAAACCAGGAGATTTACGGGTGTGTTGTGGATCTTCTTGGACGTGCGGGCAGAGTTAAAGAGGCCTACCAACTGATTCGAAAAATGCCGTTCAAACCCGATGAGTCAGTTTGGGGTGCACTTCTTGGAGCTTGTAAAGCTCATGGAACTTCATATTTGGGAGGATTAGCTGGTAAGAAAATATTGGACTTGAGGCCAAATGGGACTGAAACATACGTATTACTGTCAAATATCTACGCTGCTGATGGAAATTGGGAAGAATTTGCGAAAATGAGGAAACTAATGAGAGGAATGGGAATGAACAAAAAAGAAGCAGCTAGGAGTTGGATAGAAGTGAGAAATCAAGTTTATAGTTTCTTTGTTGGTGATAAAATGAGTTGCGAAGACATTGAATTGGTTTATGCAGAGTTAGAAAGTCTTGCTCAGCATATGAATGGATCGTGTGAAGTTTCAATGGAAGATCACTTATTGTACGATATGCAAGACGGAACTTGA
- the LOC113333010 gene encoding SWR1-complex protein 4-like yields MDAKDILGLPKIPFGTNQEKKTRPPKDSQRKPDGVSREVYALTGGLAPLMPSFDPSHLKRKSQAEKEKITWQWLAFTSSARKDNLQLYHWVKVVNGIPPTDDYSFAKYNKSVGVVKYTDEEYEKYLNDPKWTKEETDQLFDLCDRFDLRFIVIADRFPSKRSVEELKNRYYAVSRAIVVARAASPGEVSGHHLVKDPYSIQHEIDRKRALSMVLSQTKHQERKDAEVLAEAKRIIESRIIAKEAEAAELAKATYASADSNERGMTLIDVSPSSDTNIPSSAVVASTTFADITSTPASLRMLRVFLRTNAFDQMVQVANTTAGLRTSKRVEQTIEELGVNLKPKVFTKAVCAEHLELRREILTLLNLQKQLQYKEAEASSHREGSYSETPGTPKRSYRPGDYDQQFLTDSASFGGARCVPNLVKRDHKRKGPGRPSDGPPSPTQHKRIRKMKVET; encoded by the exons ATGGATGCGAAGGACATTCTAGGGTTACCTAAAATTCCATTTGGTACTAACCAAGAGAAGAAAACTAGACCACCAAAAGATTCTCAAAGGAAACCTGATGGCGTTTCGAGAGAG GTTTATGCTCTCACAGGTGGTTTGGCACCATTAATGCCCTCTTTTGACCCGTCACATTTGAAGCGAAAATCTCAAGCAGAGAAAGAAAAG ATTACTTGGCAATGGCTTGCATTTACGTCTTCAGCGCGAAAAGATAATTTGCAACTTTATCACTGG GTTAAAGTTGTGAATGGTATTCCGCCAACAGATGATTATTCTTTTGCCAAGTATAACAAG TCTGTTGGAGTTGTTAAGTACACAGACGAGGAATATGAAAAGTACTTGAATGATCCT AAGTGGACCAAGGAAGAGACTGATCAACTATTTGACCTGTGTGACCGGTTCGATCTGCGCTTTATTGTAATAGCTGACAGGTTTCCATCGAAACGGTCGGTGGAGGAATTGAAAAATCGCTATTATGCTG TTTCTCGTGCTATTGTAGTTGCTAGAGCTGCATCTCCTGGTGAAGTTTCTGGTCATCATCTTGTCAAG GACCCTTACAGTATTCAACATGAGATTGATCGCAAGCGTGCACTGTCGATGGTTCTCTCTCAGACAAAACATCAAGAGCGCAAAGATGCTGAG GTTCTTGCTGAGGCAAAACGAATAATTGAATCTCGTATAATTGCAAAG GAAGCTGAAGCTGCTGAGTTGGCCAAGGCCACTTATGCTAGTGCAGACAGCAATGAAAGGGGTATGACTCTTATTGATGTATCACCATCTTCTGACACTAATATACCAAGCTCAGCTGTTGTAGCGTCAACGACTTTTGCAGATATTACGTCTACTCCGGCTTCACTACGAATG CTTCGTGTATTCTTGAGAACAAATGCTTTTGACCAAATGGTGCAAGTTGCAAACACAACTGCTGGACTCAGAACTAGCAAGCGAGTTGAACAAACTATAGAGGAACTCGGG GTTAATCTAAAGCCAAAGGTCTTTACAAAAGCCGTCTGTGCTGAGCATCTTGAATTGCGAAGAGAAATTCTCACATTACTTaaccttcaaaaacag TTGCAATACAAGGAGGCTGAAGCTTCGTCTCATCGTGAAGGTTCATATTCCGAGACACCAGGCACACCTAAG CGTTCTTATCGACCTGGAGATTATGACCAACAATTTCTTACTGATTCAGCTAGTTTTGGAG GGGCAAGGTGCGTGCCTAATCTTGTCAAACGAGATCATAAGCGCAAG GGTCCTGGAAGACCGTCAGATGGTCCACCATCACCCACTCAACATAAGAGGATCAGAAAGATGAAAGTTGAAACTTGA